A region of Silurus meridionalis isolate SWU-2019-XX chromosome 13, ASM1480568v1, whole genome shotgun sequence DNA encodes the following proteins:
- the lepa gene encoding leptin a produces MAVYPALFCSSVVTVLTLAYGRGLPTDSMKNSVKLQVENIISRIQKHKDEFQILHKMILDSPELLPELQSDKPIEGLSSMVEMLNNFQRVLHSLPKGHMSQLHSEVSTLQHYLEDRMNSLQCEHRKREGTEKILEAFLKNHSTYYITLGHVALDRLQKYLQRLNHNLDQLRTC; encoded by the exons ATGGCTGTGTACCCTGCACTTTTTTGCTCCAGTGTAGTGACTGTGCTCACACTAGCTTACGGCCGTGGTCTTCCGACAGACAGTATGAAAAACTCCGTCAAACTACAAGTCGAGAACATCATCTCCAGAATACAGAAACACAAAGATGAG TTCCAAATACTTCATAAGATGATCCTGGATAGTCCCGAGCTCCTGCCCGAGCTGCAGTCTGACAAGCCCATCGAGGGTCTGAGCTCCATGGTGGAGATGCTGAACAACTTCCAGCGAGTTCTTCACAGCCTGCCCAAGGGTCACATGAGCCAACTGCACAGTGAGGTAAGCACACTGCAGCACTACCTGGAAGACAGGATGAACTCACTGCAGTGCGAACACAGGAAAAGAGAAGGCACAGAGAAGATCCTGGAGGCCTTCCTGAAAAACCATAGCACGTACTACATCACCCTGGGTCATGTTGCTCTGGACAGACTGCAGAAGTACTTACAGAGACTTAACCACAATCTAGATCAGCTGAGAACATGCTGA